TCGGCGGGAGCTGGTTCGACCAGGACAAGGGCGTGCTCGTGGTCGGCGTGACCGACGCGGCCGCCGCCGAACGGGTCCGGGCCACGGGCGCCGAAGCCCGGCTGGTCGACCGGACCGCCGGCGAACTCGACCGGCTCAAGGACCGCGTGGACGCGCTGTCGGCGGCCGGCAAGGTCCCTTCGGCGGTCACCAGCTGGCACCCGGACCCGCGCAGCGGCGCGGTCGTGGTCGACGTCCAGCCCGGCGTGCAGACCGCGCAGGTCACGGAATTCCTTGCCGACGCACGGGAACTCGGCCCGATCGAGGTCAACACGAAGGGCGTCACCGCGCCCGTGCCGTTCGCGGCAGGCACCGTCGGCGGCGACCCGTACTACACCGGCAACGTCCGCTGCTCCATCGGCTTCTCGGTGCACGGCGGCTACGTCACCGCCGGGCACTGCGGCCGGACCGGCGCGCAGGTCTACGGCTGGGACCGGTCCTGGCAGGGCCAGTTCGCCGGATCTTCCTTCCCCGGCAACGACTACGCGTGGGTGCGCACCGGTGGCGGCTGGTGGAACGTGCCGGTCGTGCTCGGCTGGGGCACGGTGCCGGACCGGCTCGTGCGCGGCTCGTGGGAAGCACCGGTCGGCACGTCGGTCTGCCGCTCCGGCTCGACCACGCGCTGGCACTGCGGCGTGATCCAGTCCCGCAACGAGACCATCCACTACGCCCAGGGTGACGTGCACCAGATGGCGGGCACCAGCGTGTGCGCCGAGGGCGGCGACTCGGGCGGCTCGTTCATCACCGGCGACCAGGCCCAGGGCGTCACGTCCGGCGGGTACGGCAACTGCTCGTCGGGCGGCCGGACCTGGTTCCAGCCGATCAACGAGATCCTGTCCACCTACGGCTTGGCACTGCTCACCGCCTGACCTCACCGCCTGACCGCGACAGGCCCGCCCGCACAGCTGCGGGCGGGCCTACGCGCGTTGACCTGTCACTACGTTCCCGTCAAGTGAATTGCCGTTGACGTTCTCGGTCTTCCGACACTGTTGCATCCGTCACGGGCGGCCTCTACGGTTGCCAGTCGAAGCGCTTCGATGACGCGGGAGCCCTGCTCCCTCCGAAGACGAAGGGGATGACCGTGTCGAGACTCCGCCGCCCGGTGCTGATGTCACTGGTCGCGTTGCTGGTGTTGATACCCCTGCCCGCCCACGCCCAGGAGCTGCCGTTCCGCGACCCCGACCTGCCGCGCGCCGTCCGGATCGACGACCTGGTGGGGAGGTTGACGGCCGACGAGAAGGTGTCGTTGCTGCACCAGTACCAGCCGGCGATCCCGAGGCTCGGGATCGGCGCGTTCAAGACCGGCACGGAGGCCCTGCACGGCGTCGCCTGGCTCGGCGAGTCGACGGTCTTCCCCCAGGCACTCGGCCTGGCCAACACCTGGAACCCCGACCTGGTCAAGCAGATCGGCGCGGTGACCGGCCGCGAGGCCCGCGGCTTCCACGCGAAGGACCCCGCGTACAACGGCCTGAACCTGTGGGCGCCGGTGGTGAACCTGTTGCGCGACCCGAGGTGGGGGCGCAACGAGGAGGGCTACTCGGAGGACCCGTACCTGACCGGCGCGATCTCGACCGCGTACGGCCACGGCATCCAGGGCGACCACCCCGACTACCTCCAGGCAGCGCCGACGCTGAAGCACTACCTGGCGTACAACGTCGAGGACAACCGCACCACGGTCGACTCGATCGTCCCGCCGCGGATCATGAAGGACTACGACGAGGCCGCGTTCAAGCCGGCGATCTCGGCGAACGCCGCGACCGGCGTGATGGCCTCGTACAACCTGGTCAACGGCCGCCCCACGCACGTCATGCACGACCTGGACGACGTCGTGCGCTCGTGGACCGACGAGGACCTGATGATCGTCGGTGACGCGGCCGGCGCGTCGAACCTCACCGGCTCGCAGCGGTACTACGCGACCAAGGCGGAGGGCAACGCGGCGGCGGTCCGCGCGGGACTGGACAGCTTCACCGAGGACAACCAGAACTCCGCGCCGACCACGACGGCGATCAAGTCCGCGCTCGCACAGGGTCTGATCACCATGGCGGACGTCGAGGGCGCCGTGCGGAACGTGCTGTCGATCCGCTTCCGGCTCGGCGAGTTCGACCCGGCGGGCCGTAACCCGTACGCGAGCATCACCCCGGACGTGATCGACGCGCCGGAGCACCGTGAACTGGCCCGCAAGGCCGCTGCCGAGCAGATGGTGCTGCTGCGCAACGACAATAAGACCCTTCCGCTGTCCACCGCGGACACGAAGAAGGTCGCGGTCGTCGGCCAGCTCGCCGACACGCTGTACGAGGACTGGTACTCGGGCACCATGCCCTACCGGGTCACGCCGGTGAAGGGTCTCGCGGAACGCGCGGCGGTCACGGCGAGCGAGGGCGTGGACCGGATCAGGTTGAAGAACCTGGCCACCGGCAACTACGTCACCGCGTCCGCGGCGGAGGCCGGCGCGGCGCTGACCGCCACCGAGGCGACCCCGACCGACGCGAGCGGGCTGGACGTGTTCGACTGGGGCGAGGGCACCGTCACGCTCCGGGCCGCGGCCAACGGCAAGACCCTGTCCCTCGGCGACGGGCGTGCCTTGGTCAACAACGCCGTGCAGCCCAACGGCTGGTTCGTCCAGCAGCAGTTCAAGCTCCTGGCGCAGACCGACGGCTCGTACGTGCTGGAGTACGCGGGCAACGAGGTCACGCAGTCGTGGTTCGGCCGGAACAGGTACGTGGTCGTGGGCGCGGACGGCAAGCTGACCGTGGGCGCCGAGACGCCGGAAGGCGCGGCGAAGTTCGGCCGCGAGGTCGTGCACAGCGGTGTGGAAAGCGCTGTGGCGGCGGCGAAGGGCGCCGACGCGGCGGTCGTGGTGGTCGGCAGCATGCCGTTCATCAACGGCCGTGAGGACGACGACCGCAAGACCACCGCGCTGCCCGCCGGTCAGCGTGCCGTGATCGACGCGGTGCGCAAGGCGAACCCGCGCACGATCGTGGTGCTGGAGAGCAGCTACCCGTACTCGGGCGACTGGGACACCGCCGACCTGCCCGCGATCCTCTGGACCACGCACGCGGGCCAGGAGACCGGCCGGGCGCTGGCGGACGTGCTGTTCGGCGACACCAACCCGAGCGGCAAGCTGACCCAGACGTGGTACCGGTCCGACGCGGACCTGCCGGACATCCTCCAGTACGACATCTCCAAGTCCGGGCACACCTACCAGTACTTCCAGGGCAAGCCGCTGTACCCGTTCGGGTACGGGCTGAGCTACACGTCGTTCCGCTACGACAGGTTGCAGGTCGACAGGACCACCGTGGACGCCGCCGGTCAGGTGAAGGCACGCGTGGACGTGACGAACACCGGCGACCGGGCGGGCTCCGACGTGGTGCAGCTGTTCTCGCACCAGAAGAAGTCGCGGGCGGAGCAGCCGGTCAAGCAGCTGCGCGCGTTCGAACGGGTGGAGCTGGGGCCGGGTGAGACCAAGACGGTCGAGTTCACCGTTCCAGCCTCCGACCTGTCCTTCTGGGACGTGACGCGGGAGAAGCGGGTGGTGGAGACGGCGCCGCACGACCTGATCGTCGGTTCACTCACCCGTGCGATCAACGTGCGGGGCGAGAAGATCCCGCCGCGTGACCTGCGCAAGACCACCCAGGCGCAGAACTTCGACGACTACTCCGGCGTGACCCTGGTGGACACCACCAAGGAACTCGGCACCGCCGTGGCCGCGACGGCGCCGGGCCAGTGGGTCGCGTTCGAGGACGTGAACCTCGGCCGGTCTTCCCGGTCGCTGTCGGTCCGGGTGGCGAACCCGGACGCGCCGACGACCGTGGAGGTCCGCCTGGGCGGCCCGACCGGCCGGCTGGTGGGAACGGTGGCCGTGCCGACCACGGCCGACAAGTACTCCTGGACGTCCGTCTCGGCGCCTCTGCGCGACGCGGCCGGTCGACAGGACGTGTACCTGGTCTTCACGGGGAAGGCCCGGATCGACAACCTCACCGTGGAGGGATCCTGATGTCCAAGCGACTCCTGGTGGCCGCCGTAGCGGCCCTGATGGCCGTGGCCGGGTGCGGCGGCGGTTCGGACGACGCGTCCGACGGCAAGACGCTCAAGCTGTGGCACTACGAAGGCCCGGACAGCGCCATGGGGGTGGCGTGGGCGGAGGCGATCAAGCAGTTCGAGGCCTCCCACCCGGGTGTGAAGGTGGAGTTCGAGGAGAAGGGCTTCGAGCAGATCCAGAAGACGGCGCCGATGGTGCTCAACTCCAACGACGCGCCGGACCTCCTGGAGTACAACAAGGGCAACGCGACCGCCGGGCTGCTGTCCAAGCAGGGCCTGCTGACCGACATGAGCGAAGAGGTCACCAAGCGCGGCTGGGACAAGAAGCTCGGTCCGGGCATCGACACCACGGCCAAGTACGACGAGCGCGGCGTGATGGGTTCGGGCAAGTGGTACGGCATCCCCAACTACGCCGAGTACGTGATGGTCTACTACAACAAGACCATGTTCGACCAGCAGGGCTTGGCCGAGCCCAAGACGCTGGACGAGCTGACGGCCGCGATGGCGAAGTTCGTCGCCGCCGGGATCACCCCGCTCGCGCTCGGCGGCGCGGAGTACCCCGCCCACCAGCTGTTCTACCAGTTGGCGTTGACCAAGGCCGACCGTGACTGGGTGGACCGCTTCCAGCGCTACACCGGTGACGTGAACTTCCACGACAACACGTGGGTGTACGGCGCGGAGACGTTCGCCAAGTGGCTGCGCGAGGGCTACATCTCCAAGGACTCGGCGGGTGTGAAGGCCGAGGAGATGGGTGTCTCGTTCATGCAGGGCAAGGCGCCGATCATGGTCAGTGGTAGCTGGTGGTACGGCCGGGTGGCGTCCCAGGTGAAGGACTTCGAGTGGGCGTCGGTGCCGTGGCCGGGTATGACGGCCGGGTCGAGCGGCAACCTGTGGGTGGTGCCGAAGGGGTCGAAGAACAAGCAGCTCGCCTACGACTTCATCGAGATCACCATGTCGCCGGCGATCCAGGACAAGCTGCGTGACGCCGGTGGCATCGCGGTCGCGCCGAGCGCCACGCCGCCGACCGACCCGAAGACCAAGCAGCTGAACGACGACTTCAAGACGATCAGCGATGCCGACAGGTTGGCCTTCTACCCCGACTGGCCCGCCCCCGGCTTCTACGACGCCCAGGTGTCGTCGGTGCAGAAGCTGATCACCGGGCAGGCGGGGCCGCATGAGGTGCTGACCGAGATGGCGGACTACTACAAGGAAAACACGGCGAGCGTAGGCAAATGAGCGTTGTCCCCTTCTCGATCCGTGATCGCGGGTCGTACCTGTGGTTCCTGATACCGGGTGCGTTGTTGTTGCTCGCGGTGATCCTGGTGCCGTTCGGGATGAACATCGGCATCAGCTTCACCGAGTGGTCCGGCGCGGGTGAGCCGGAGTGGATCGGGCTGGACAACTACACCCGGTTGATGGGCGATGGCACGTTCTGGGCGTCGTTCCGGCACAACGTGGGCCTGGTGGTGGCGATGGCGGTCCTGCCGACGTTGGCGGGGCTCGTCATCGCCGCGGCCCTGTTCGACTTCGTCGGAAAGCATTTCGGGTCGCGGCACGCCAGCATCCTGCGGGCGTGCATCTACCTGCCGCAGGTGTTGCCGATCGCGGTGGCCGGGATCGTGTGGAGCTGGATCCTGGCCCCACAGGACGGCGCGCTCAACGAGGTGCTGCGCGCCGTCGGGTTGGACTCGTTGGCGCAGAACTGGCTGGGCGACCCGGATCTGGCGTTGTGGTCGGTGATGGGGGTGATGCTGTGGATCCAGGTCGGCTACCCGGTGGTCATCTTCATGGCCGGGATGCAGCGGGTGGACCCGTCGTTGCACGAGGCGGCGGAGTTGGACGGGGCGTCGTGGTGGGGCCGGTTCTACCACGTGACGGTGCCGCAGATCCGGCCGGAGATCTTCGTGGTGCTGCTGACGTGCACGATCGCGGCGTTGAAGGTGTTCGCGCCGATCTACGTGCTGACCCGCGGTGGTCCGGGCGGGTCGACGAACGTGCCGTCGTACTACTCGTTCCAGAACTTCTTCGAGAAGACCCAGGTCGGCTACGGCGCGGCGATCGCCACGGTGCTGACCGTGCTGATCCTGGTGCTGACGACGGTGTTCCTGCGGGTGCAGAATCGGGGTGATCACCGGTGAAGCGGCACGCGGTGTTGTGGTCGATGATCGTGCTGGCCGTGGTGATGCTGGTGCCGTTCTTCCTCGTCGCGCTCAACGCGGTGAAGACACCGGAGGAGTACTCGACCGGCGGCCCGCTCGACCTGCCGGGCGGCATCTCCCTGGACGGCATAGTCGCGTTCTGGGAACGGGTCGACTTCGGCGAGAAGCTGCTCAACAGCGTGGTGATCAGCGGGTCGGTGGCGGTGCTCGCGGTGGTGGTGTCGGTGTTCAACGCCTACGCGTTGGGCATCGGCCGGGTGAAGGGCCGCCTGTGGATCCTGGTGGTGTTCCTCATCGCGAACACCCTGCCGCAGGAGGCGTTGGTCTACCCGCTGTACTTCCTGGCCAACCAGGTCGGCCTGTACGACACGAAACTGGCCGTGATCATCATCTTCACGGTGATCCAGGCCGCGTTCGGCACCTACCTGCTCACCTCCACCCTCGGCGGCTTCCCCCGCGAACTGCTGGAAGCCGCCCGGATCGACGGCGCCAACAAGTGGCAGACGCTGGTGCGGATCGTGGTGCCGATCAGCAAACCCACCCTCGGCGTGCTGTTCGTGTTCTTCTTCATCTGGACCTGGAACGAATTCTTCCTGCCCCTGGTCCTGCTGATCTCCAACGAGAACCAGACCGTGCCGGTGGCACTGGGTGTGTTGCAGGGCCAACGGATGATGGACGCCACCATGACCAGCGCCTCCGCGCTGCTCGGCGTCATCCCGGCCATCGTCTTCTTCCTCATCTTCCAGCGCGCGTTGACCCGCGGCATCACAGCAGGAGCAGTCAAATGAAGTTCAGCGATGGGTACTGGCTGCTCCGACCAGGGGTGGAGGCCGCGCACCCGGTCGAGGTGCACGACGTCACCACGGGCAACGGGGAGGTCGTCGTGCACGCGTCGACCCGCCCGATCCGGCACCGCGGCGACACCCTCAAGGGACCGGTGATCGCCCTCGGCCTCACCTCACCGATGGCCGACGTGATCGGCGTCAAGATCACGCACTTCAGCGGTGAGACGGCCAAGGAGCCGGCGTTCGCCCTGCACACCGACAGCGCGCACGAGGCCAAGGTGGTCGAGGACGACGCCGGCGCGGTGATGACCGCGGGCGCGTTGACGGTCCGCGTGCACCGGGGTGACGAGTGGAAGGTCGACTTCACCGCGGACGGTCGTTCGCTGACGAGCAGCGGCGTCAAGGGCATCGGCCTGATGACGGTCGACGGCACGCACCACGTCCGCGAACAGCTTGTCCTGGGCGTGGGCGACACGGTCTACGGGCTGGGCGAGCGGTTCGGGCCGCTGGTCAAGAACGGCCAGACCGTCGACATCTGGAACGCCGACGGCGGCACGAGCAGCGAGCAGGCGTACAAGAACGTCCCGTTCTACCTGACCAACGCCGGCTACGGCATCTTCGTCAACCACCCCGGCCACGTCTCGTTCGAGGTCGGCTCGGAGGCGGTGTCGAAGGTCCAGTTCAGCGTCGAAGGCCAGTCGCTGGAGTACTTCCTCATCTACGGCCCGACACCGCGCGAGATCCTGCGCAAGTACACCGCGCTCACCGGACGACCCGCGCTGCCGCCCGCCTGGTCGTTCGGCCTGTGGCTGTCGACGTCGTTCACCACCTCGTACGACGAGCAGACGGTGTCCGGGTTCATCGACGGCATGTCGGAGCGCGACCTGCCGTTGAGCGTGTTCCACTTCGACTGCTTCTGGATGCGCGAGCACCACTGGTGCGACTTCGAGTGGGACCCACGAACGTTCCCCGACCCGACCGGCATGCTCGAACGCCTGCGCGCCAGGGGCCTGCGCATCTCGCTCTGGATCAACCCGTACATCGCGCAGCGGTCGCCGATGTTCGCCGAGGGCAAGGCGAACGGGTACCTGCTGCGTCGCCCGAACGGCGACGTGTGGCAGTGGGACCTGTGGCAGCCGGGCATGGCGTTGGTGGACTTCACCAACCCCGCCGCCCGCGCCTGGTACTCGGCCAAGCTGGACGCGTTGCTGGCACAGGGCGTGGACTGCTTCAAGACCGACTTCGGCGAGCGCGTGCCGACCGACGTGGTCTACCACGACGGCTCCGACCCCGAGCGGATGCACAACTACTACACCCACCTCTACAACCAGACCGTCTTCGAGGTGCTGCGCAAGCGCCGCGGCGACGGCGACGCGGTGGTTTTCGCCCGGTCCGCCACAGCCGGCTCGCAACAGTTCCCCGTGCACTGGGGCGGCGACTGCGAAGCCACCTACGAATCCATGGCCGAAAGCCTGCGCGGCGGACTGTCCCTCGGCCTGTCCGGGTTCGGGTACTGGAGCCACGACATCGGCGGCTTCGAGGGCACGCCCACGGCCGCGCTGTTCAAGCGGTGGATCGCATTCGGCCTCCTGTCCTCGCACAGCCGACTGCACGGCAGCTCCTCCTACCGGGTGCCGTGGATGTTCGACGAGGAGTCCGTCGACGTCCTGCGGCACTTCACAAAGCTGAAGCTCAGCCTGATGCCGTACCTGGACCAGGCGTCGCGGCAGGCCGCCTCGGAGGGCGTGCCGATGATGCGGGCGATGGTGGTCGAGTTCCCCGACGACCCCGGCTGCGCCCACCTCGAACGCCAGTACATGCTCGGCGACAACCTGCTGGTCGCCCCGGTGTTCTCGGATGACGGCGACGTCTCGTACTACGTCCCCCAGGGCACTTGGACGCACCTCCTCACCGGCGCGACCGTCGAAGGCCCGCGTTGGGTGAAGGAGCGTTGCGACTTCCTCACCGCGCCGGTCCTGGTGCGCCCCAACACGATCCTGCCCGTCGGCGCGGTGGACGACCGGCCCGACTACGACTACGCAGAGGGCGTCACGCTGCACGTCTACCAACTAGCGGACGGCGACCACGTGACGGTCGTCGGCGACACGACGTTCCGCCTCCACCGCGACGGTGACGGTATCCGGGTCGAGACCGAGGGCGCGCCGTCGCACTGGCGGCTGCTCCTCGTCGGCGCGGAGGCGGTGGGAGAAGTGGACGGTGGTGCGGCGAGCCCGCACGACAACGGAGTGCTCATCAGCGCCGAGGGCGGCGCTCTGACCCTGCAAGGGATCCGATGAGCCGGGGCACGACGTCTCGCTCGGCCTGCGGTTCGACGACGCCACCGCCCGCGGCTACCGGGTGCTGATCTTCGTCAACGGCTGGAACATGGGCCAGTACCTGAACGGCGTCGGCCCGCAGCGGGAGTTCGTGCTGCCGGCCGGTGTGCTGCGCGACCACAACACGCTCACCTTCGCCGTGATCGCGACCGAGGCGGCGCAGGGTGATCCGGGACCGGTGCGCCTGGTGACCCTAGGCAACCGCCGGACCGGTGCTGCTCCGGACCGTTAGCCGGGGCGGGAGCAACCGGACCTCGGGTTCGGCCAGGCCGTCGAGTTGGCGCATCGCCAGCTCGACGGCCAGCGCGCCCAGCTCGGTGGCCGGGATGTCCACCGAGGACAGCGGAACGGATTGCGCCTCGGCCAGGTCTGGCGGGCAGACCGCGAGCACGGAGATGTCCTCCGGCACCAGCCTGCCCCGCCGGGCCAGTTCGGACAGCAGCGGGCCGAGGATGGCCTCGTTGTGCACCACCAGACCGGTGGCCGGACGGGGTCGGGCGAGCAGGTCGTCCAGGACCGCGCGGAGGCCGTCGTAGCTGGGCACGCAGGCCAGCGTGGCGGCGTCGACGCCGCGGTCGGCGGCCGTCTCCTGGAACCCGCGCAGGAACCGGCCCGCGTAGCTCGTGCCGCGCTCGTAGACGGCGGGGGACGGGCCGATGAGGGCGATGTCCCGGTGGCCGAGGTCGGCAAGGTGGGTGACGCACTCCGCGCCCGCCGCGGTGAAGTCCAGGTCGACGCAGGCCAGCCCCTGCGGGTCGTCCGGCACGCCGATCAGCACCGCGGGCCGGGCCAGCGACGTCAGCACCGGGACCCGCGGTTCGGCCGCTTCGACGTCCATCACGATGATCGCGTCGGCGAGGGAGGAGGCCGCCACCCGGTGCAGGCCGTCGGCGCCTTCGTCGGCGGTCACCAGGAGCACGTCGTGGTCGTAGCGGCGGGCCTCGGCGACGGTGCCCGTCACGAACTGCATGACCACCGGGACGTTCAGGTCGGTGCGCAGCGGCACGACGAGGGCGAGCACGTTCGAGCGGCTGCTCGCCAGTGCCCGCGCGCCCGCGTTCGGGTGGTAGCCGAGCTTGCGGATGCTGTGGTGCACCCGGCGCCTGGTCGACTCCGAGATCGAGCGCTTCCCGGACAGCACGTACGACACGGTGCTGGGTGAAACACCCGCCGCGCGTGCGACGTCGGCGATGGTGACCATCGAACGATCATAATGCGTCCCACGCGGCGGACCG
This is a stretch of genomic DNA from Saccharothrix ecbatanensis. It encodes these proteins:
- a CDS encoding glycoside hydrolase family 3 protein, producing MTVSRLRRPVLMSLVALLVLIPLPAHAQELPFRDPDLPRAVRIDDLVGRLTADEKVSLLHQYQPAIPRLGIGAFKTGTEALHGVAWLGESTVFPQALGLANTWNPDLVKQIGAVTGREARGFHAKDPAYNGLNLWAPVVNLLRDPRWGRNEEGYSEDPYLTGAISTAYGHGIQGDHPDYLQAAPTLKHYLAYNVEDNRTTVDSIVPPRIMKDYDEAAFKPAISANAATGVMASYNLVNGRPTHVMHDLDDVVRSWTDEDLMIVGDAAGASNLTGSQRYYATKAEGNAAAVRAGLDSFTEDNQNSAPTTTAIKSALAQGLITMADVEGAVRNVLSIRFRLGEFDPAGRNPYASITPDVIDAPEHRELARKAAAEQMVLLRNDNKTLPLSTADTKKVAVVGQLADTLYEDWYSGTMPYRVTPVKGLAERAAVTASEGVDRIRLKNLATGNYVTASAAEAGAALTATEATPTDASGLDVFDWGEGTVTLRAAANGKTLSLGDGRALVNNAVQPNGWFVQQQFKLLAQTDGSYVLEYAGNEVTQSWFGRNRYVVVGADGKLTVGAETPEGAAKFGREVVHSGVESAVAAAKGADAAVVVVGSMPFINGREDDDRKTTALPAGQRAVIDAVRKANPRTIVVLESSYPYSGDWDTADLPAILWTTHAGQETGRALADVLFGDTNPSGKLTQTWYRSDADLPDILQYDISKSGHTYQYFQGKPLYPFGYGLSYTSFRYDRLQVDRTTVDAAGQVKARVDVTNTGDRAGSDVVQLFSHQKKSRAEQPVKQLRAFERVELGPGETKTVEFTVPASDLSFWDVTREKRVVETAPHDLIVGSLTRAINVRGEKIPPRDLRKTTQAQNFDDYSGVTLVDTTKELGTAVAATAPGQWVAFEDVNLGRSSRSLSVRVANPDAPTTVEVRLGGPTGRLVGTVAVPTTADKYSWTSVSAPLRDAAGRQDVYLVFTGKARIDNLTVEGS
- a CDS encoding ABC transporter substrate-binding protein gives rise to the protein MSKRLLVAAVAALMAVAGCGGGSDDASDGKTLKLWHYEGPDSAMGVAWAEAIKQFEASHPGVKVEFEEKGFEQIQKTAPMVLNSNDAPDLLEYNKGNATAGLLSKQGLLTDMSEEVTKRGWDKKLGPGIDTTAKYDERGVMGSGKWYGIPNYAEYVMVYYNKTMFDQQGLAEPKTLDELTAAMAKFVAAGITPLALGGAEYPAHQLFYQLALTKADRDWVDRFQRYTGDVNFHDNTWVYGAETFAKWLREGYISKDSAGVKAEEMGVSFMQGKAPIMVSGSWWYGRVASQVKDFEWASVPWPGMTAGSSGNLWVVPKGSKNKQLAYDFIEITMSPAIQDKLRDAGGIAVAPSATPPTDPKTKQLNDDFKTISDADRLAFYPDWPAPGFYDAQVSSVQKLITGQAGPHEVLTEMADYYKENTASVGK
- the yicI gene encoding alpha-xylosidase; amino-acid sequence: MKFSDGYWLLRPGVEAAHPVEVHDVTTGNGEVVVHASTRPIRHRGDTLKGPVIALGLTSPMADVIGVKITHFSGETAKEPAFALHTDSAHEAKVVEDDAGAVMTAGALTVRVHRGDEWKVDFTADGRSLTSSGVKGIGLMTVDGTHHVREQLVLGVGDTVYGLGERFGPLVKNGQTVDIWNADGGTSSEQAYKNVPFYLTNAGYGIFVNHPGHVSFEVGSEAVSKVQFSVEGQSLEYFLIYGPTPREILRKYTALTGRPALPPAWSFGLWLSTSFTTSYDEQTVSGFIDGMSERDLPLSVFHFDCFWMREHHWCDFEWDPRTFPDPTGMLERLRARGLRISLWINPYIAQRSPMFAEGKANGYLLRRPNGDVWQWDLWQPGMALVDFTNPAARAWYSAKLDALLAQGVDCFKTDFGERVPTDVVYHDGSDPERMHNYYTHLYNQTVFEVLRKRRGDGDAVVFARSATAGSQQFPVHWGGDCEATYESMAESLRGGLSLGLSGFGYWSHDIGGFEGTPTAALFKRWIAFGLLSSHSRLHGSSSYRVPWMFDEESVDVLRHFTKLKLSLMPYLDQASRQAASEGVPMMRAMVVEFPDDPGCAHLERQYMLGDNLLVAPVFSDDGDVSYYVPQGTWTHLLTGATVEGPRWVKERCDFLTAPVLVRPNTILPVGAVDDRPDYDYAEGVTLHVYQLADGDHVTVVGDTTFRLHRDGDGIRVETEGAPSHWRLLLVGAEAVGEVDGGAASPHDNGVLISAEGGALTLQGIR
- a CDS encoding beta galactosidase jelly roll domain-containing protein, giving the protein MLIFVNGWNMGQYLNGVGPQREFVLPAGVLRDHNTLTFAVIATEAAQGDPGPVRLVTLGNRRTGAAPDR
- a CDS encoding S1 family peptidase, whose translation is MTTLTKLGVAAALAMSGLVVAPAAQAAPPSAQLSPGLVSSMRAAFGLTEHQALARIDQESKATRQAPSARAAAGSSFGGSWFDQDKGVLVVGVTDAAAAERVRATGAEARLVDRTAGELDRLKDRVDALSAAGKVPSAVTSWHPDPRSGAVVVDVQPGVQTAQVTEFLADARELGPIEVNTKGVTAPVPFAAGTVGGDPYYTGNVRCSIGFSVHGGYVTAGHCGRTGAQVYGWDRSWQGQFAGSSFPGNDYAWVRTGGGWWNVPVVLGWGTVPDRLVRGSWEAPVGTSVCRSGSTTRWHCGVIQSRNETIHYAQGDVHQMAGTSVCAEGGDSGGSFITGDQAQGVTSGGYGNCSSGGRTWFQPINEILSTYGLALLTA
- a CDS encoding carbohydrate ABC transporter permease: MSVVPFSIRDRGSYLWFLIPGALLLLAVILVPFGMNIGISFTEWSGAGEPEWIGLDNYTRLMGDGTFWASFRHNVGLVVAMAVLPTLAGLVIAAALFDFVGKHFGSRHASILRACIYLPQVLPIAVAGIVWSWILAPQDGALNEVLRAVGLDSLAQNWLGDPDLALWSVMGVMLWIQVGYPVVIFMAGMQRVDPSLHEAAELDGASWWGRFYHVTVPQIRPEIFVVLLTCTIAALKVFAPIYVLTRGGPGGSTNVPSYYSFQNFFEKTQVGYGAAIATVLTVLILVLTTVFLRVQNRGDHR
- a CDS encoding carbohydrate ABC transporter permease, whose translation is MKRHAVLWSMIVLAVVMLVPFFLVALNAVKTPEEYSTGGPLDLPGGISLDGIVAFWERVDFGEKLLNSVVISGSVAVLAVVVSVFNAYALGIGRVKGRLWILVVFLIANTLPQEALVYPLYFLANQVGLYDTKLAVIIIFTVIQAAFGTYLLTSTLGGFPRELLEAARIDGANKWQTLVRIVVPISKPTLGVLFVFFFIWTWNEFFLPLVLLISNENQTVPVALGVLQGQRMMDATMTSASALLGVIPAIVFFLIFQRALTRGITAGAVK
- a CDS encoding LacI family DNA-binding transcriptional regulator; translated protein: MVTIADVARAAGVSPSTVSYVLSGKRSISESTRRRVHHSIRKLGYHPNAGARALASSRSNVLALVVPLRTDLNVPVVMQFVTGTVAEARRYDHDVLLVTADEGADGLHRVAASSLADAIIVMDVEAAEPRVPVLTSLARPAVLIGVPDDPQGLACVDLDFTAAGAECVTHLADLGHRDIALIGPSPAVYERGTSYAGRFLRGFQETAADRGVDAATLACVPSYDGLRAVLDDLLARPRPATGLVVHNEAILGPLLSELARRGRLVPEDISVLAVCPPDLAEAQSVPLSSVDIPATELGALAVELAMRQLDGLAEPEVRLLPPRLTVRSSTGPAVA